From Pseudoalteromonas rubra, one genomic window encodes:
- a CDS encoding phage tail protein I, translated as MNDLLPGSASALSRALAQQMTKPGKVRALLLDTLDISNRTQAERQRLATQWQLDAMTDSAFFGADINQLLTVVWDSTLCPVTKLTALARALNISNLGDAPDEQALRRSVQDACILQDIRLLLRALWDPMLCPTPLLPWLAWSMSVDEWDEAWSETLKRQVIRDAFTVHQYKGTPYALQKALDSLNIATEIREWWQSEGADTSLQAAMQPGTVQVWALVNQNLDGQQQGLLTPQMLKKIRRVINAVKRGAIHVDLQLGIALSESVAPFGAVQSPLNLIGHEVTGLGITPDPTLGLVATTAAGHLLNCQRWRVQGEGLTPDKTEGGITSCALLHSLNSTDITAESSGITPDPTACELALFTGFQALNIQSFHLQGVT; from the coding sequence ATACTCTGGATATCAGTAACAGAACCCAGGCTGAACGACAGCGCCTTGCAACTCAGTGGCAGCTGGATGCGATGACCGACAGTGCTTTTTTTGGTGCGGATATCAATCAGCTGCTCACTGTGGTTTGGGATAGCACCCTTTGCCCGGTGACAAAACTCACTGCTCTTGCCCGGGCATTAAACATATCCAATCTGGGTGATGCCCCGGATGAGCAGGCGCTGCGCCGGAGTGTGCAGGATGCTTGTATTTTGCAGGATATCCGGCTGTTGTTACGCGCACTGTGGGATCCTATGCTCTGCCCCACGCCGTTATTGCCCTGGTTGGCATGGTCTATGTCTGTGGATGAGTGGGACGAAGCCTGGTCAGAAACACTCAAGCGCCAGGTGATCCGCGATGCGTTTACAGTCCACCAATATAAAGGTACGCCCTACGCGCTGCAAAAAGCACTCGACAGTTTAAACATTGCTACTGAGATCAGGGAATGGTGGCAGTCCGAAGGAGCGGACACCTCTTTGCAAGCGGCAATGCAGCCCGGCACAGTGCAAGTATGGGCGCTGGTGAATCAGAATTTGGATGGCCAACAGCAAGGACTGCTGACACCCCAGATGTTGAAAAAAATTCGCCGGGTGATCAATGCGGTTAAGCGCGGTGCCATACACGTTGATTTACAGCTGGGCATTGCACTGAGCGAGTCTGTGGCACCTTTTGGTGCTGTGCAATCGCCGCTTAATCTGATTGGTCATGAAGTAACAGGTTTGGGTATTACACCGGATCCGACACTGGGCTTAGTGGCAACCACAGCGGCAGGACATTTACTCAATTGTCAGCGCTGGCGTGTACAAGGTGAAGGCCTTACGCCAGATAAAACTGAAGGTGGGATCACATCCTGTGCACTGCTTCACTCATTGAACAGCACTGATATTACGGCTGAAAGTTCGGGTATAACACCTGACCCGACGGCCTGCGAGTTGGCGCTGTTTACAGGGTTTCAAGCTCTGAATATTCAATCTTTTCATTTACAAGGAGTGACTTAA
- a CDS encoding phage baseplate assembly protein V, producing MIPDPAQSELALSDLQHRLSKLITLGTVHEVDYETARVKVKIGDWITAKLPWLTDMAAHNMTWRAPEVGEQVIVLAPCGDTAQGVILGSVYSAAADHHKPDHVLSAGEGESYAAASSREHVHRTRYQDGALVEYDTQNHTYHLYVPDTDGEETAKITVHSERDLRIECGFNATVEVGNNASINVVNDANLTVGNDASVSAVKNIHVTAEETLNLAGKQVNISSSEQDIAIAATGNLLLNGAMIKAQE from the coding sequence ATGATTCCGGACCCCGCTCAATCAGAATTAGCCTTATCTGACTTACAGCATCGTTTAAGCAAGCTGATCACGCTTGGTACTGTGCATGAAGTGGACTATGAAACGGCTCGTGTGAAAGTCAAAATCGGTGACTGGATCACGGCTAAGCTGCCCTGGCTGACCGATATGGCGGCACACAACATGACCTGGCGTGCCCCCGAGGTCGGCGAGCAGGTTATCGTCCTTGCGCCTTGTGGTGACACAGCTCAGGGCGTGATTTTGGGCAGTGTTTATAGTGCGGCCGCAGATCATCATAAGCCAGACCATGTATTAAGTGCGGGTGAAGGGGAAAGCTATGCAGCGGCAAGCAGTCGTGAACATGTGCACCGCACCCGCTATCAGGATGGCGCGCTGGTTGAATATGACACTCAAAATCACACTTATCATCTTTATGTACCGGATACTGACGGTGAAGAAACCGCAAAAATTACGGTACACAGTGAAAGAGATCTTCGTATCGAGTGTGGTTTCAATGCCACGGTAGAAGTGGGCAACAACGCCTCAATCAATGTCGTTAATGATGCCAACCTCACAGTGGGCAATGACGCTTCTGTCAGTGCAGTAAAAAACATTCATGTAACGGCAGAAGAAACACTGAATTTAGCGGGCAAGCAGGTCAATATCAGCTCATCGGAGCAGGATATTGCCATCGCGGCGACGGGCAATCTGTTGCTCAATGGTGCAATGATCAAAGCGCAGGAGTAA
- a CDS encoding PAAR domain-containing protein: MPAISLNKAQTNLHDDYNPATVAAAQNTFKVGGEAVLCVGDVLSVHLHSKDSKLPPHAGQTVTKGAPGFTIGRKAVAREGDVSSCNAKIEDGYAQFIVGNKGGAA; the protein is encoded by the coding sequence ATGCCAGCCATTTCATTAAATAAAGCCCAAACCAATTTGCACGATGATTACAACCCGGCCACGGTGGCAGCAGCACAAAACACCTTTAAGGTCGGTGGAGAAGCTGTGTTGTGTGTTGGTGACGTATTGTCCGTGCACTTACACAGCAAAGACAGCAAGCTACCGCCCCATGCAGGGCAGACGGTAACAAAAGGGGCGCCGGGCTTTACCATTGGGCGCAAAGCAGTTGCCCGAGAGGGTGATGTCAGCAGTTGTAACGCAAAGATTGAAGATGGGTATGCGCAATTCATTGTGGGCAACAAAGGAGGTGCCGCATGA
- a CDS encoding GPW/gp25 family protein: MIGMNAQTGKPLGGVEHLKQSIQDIVTTPRGSRVMRRDYGCGLFDLVDRPFSHSLVGDITIAISDALEQWEPRFALEGVAVHPVGDGKLSIAIEGLYLINGEPVTIEGIQI; this comes from the coding sequence ATGATAGGGATGAATGCCCAGACGGGTAAGCCACTCGGTGGCGTGGAACATTTGAAGCAAAGTATTCAGGATATAGTAACGACCCCCAGGGGAAGCAGGGTGATGCGTCGTGATTATGGCTGCGGTTTATTTGATTTGGTCGACCGGCCATTTTCGCACTCTCTGGTGGGCGACATTACGATTGCTATTTCTGATGCACTTGAGCAATGGGAGCCCAGGTTCGCGCTTGAAGGGGTGGCGGTGCACCCGGTCGGAGACGGCAAATTATCAATCGCCATTGAAGGTTTATACCTTATCAATGGTGAACCGGTAACCATCGAAGGGATCCAAATCTAA
- a CDS encoding phage tail sheath C-terminal domain-containing protein produces the protein MSEFLHGVEVIEAQSGTRPIKTVKSSVIGVIGTAPDADTDAFPANTPVLIAGKRSEAEKLGTQGTLPDALNGIFDQAGAAVVVIRVEGADEAAVMAAMTDSSTDDGKYKGVFAFLGAESVLGVAPRILVAPGYTHQRDGGANPVVSKLVGVAERLRAVIIADGPNTTDAKAIEYRGDQSSRRVFLVDPHVRVFKDGVEKVEPASARVAGMIAKSDNDRGFWWSPSNTAMNGIVGTARPVDFQLGDRQARANHLNTNDVATIIRQNGFKLWGNRTCSGDPKWAFLSVVRTADMINDSLLRAHMWAVDRNITKTYIEDVKQSVQSYLDSLKAQGAILGGEIWADEELNSPENLQAGKVYFSFDFTPPTPAEHITFKSILTNNYLEEIV, from the coding sequence ATGTCTGAATTTCTACACGGTGTAGAAGTCATCGAGGCGCAATCTGGTACGCGTCCTATTAAAACTGTAAAAAGCTCAGTAATTGGTGTTATTGGTACTGCACCTGATGCTGATACAGACGCATTTCCTGCCAACACACCGGTATTAATTGCGGGTAAGCGCAGTGAGGCTGAAAAGCTTGGAACCCAGGGTACACTGCCTGACGCACTGAACGGGATTTTTGACCAGGCGGGTGCCGCAGTGGTTGTGATTCGTGTTGAAGGTGCAGATGAAGCTGCTGTGATGGCAGCGATGACAGACAGCTCAACGGATGATGGCAAATACAAAGGGGTGTTTGCATTCCTGGGTGCTGAGTCTGTACTGGGTGTTGCACCACGTATTCTGGTTGCGCCGGGTTATACGCATCAGCGCGATGGTGGTGCGAACCCTGTTGTCAGCAAATTGGTGGGTGTGGCAGAGCGACTGCGTGCAGTGATCATCGCAGATGGTCCGAATACCACAGATGCCAAAGCCATTGAGTATCGAGGTGATCAGAGCTCACGTCGTGTCTTCCTAGTTGACCCGCATGTTCGCGTATTCAAAGATGGTGTTGAAAAAGTTGAGCCAGCCAGTGCCCGTGTTGCGGGTATGATTGCCAAGTCGGATAACGACCGTGGTTTCTGGTGGAGCCCGAGCAACACGGCAATGAATGGCATTGTAGGCACAGCTCGTCCAGTGGACTTCCAGCTGGGTGACCGACAAGCTCGTGCAAATCATCTGAATACCAATGATGTAGCGACGATTATTCGTCAGAATGGTTTCAAGCTGTGGGGTAACCGCACTTGTTCTGGTGACCCGAAATGGGCCTTCCTGTCAGTCGTGCGTACTGCGGATATGATCAACGATTCACTGTTGCGCGCACACATGTGGGCGGTTGACCGTAACATCACCAAAACTTACATCGAAGACGTTAAACAAAGTGTGCAGTCTTATCTGGACAGTCTGAAGGCGCAAGGTGCGATTTTGGGCGGTGAGATTTGGGCAGACGAAGAGCTGAATTCGCCGGAAAACCTCCAGGCTGGCAAGGTTTACTTCAGCTTTGACTTTACGCCGCCTACACCGGCTGAGCACATCACCTTCAAGAGCATTCTGACAAACAACTACCTAGAGGAAATCGTATAA
- a CDS encoding phage major tail tube protein, which yields MAMSPKILKKFKLFVDGKGYLGIADEIQLPKVTVKTREVTSGFQAPIELDVGQLEKLEGNITLLEYNADMMKLLGDWSGATTPLTARGAIQAQGQPPQPVVVTLEGFFKEVDMGNWKDGEEAKLTLQYTVQKYKLEINNEVIYEIDLYNDVRKINGTDQMALLRAAIGA from the coding sequence ATGGCAATGTCTCCTAAAATCCTTAAAAAATTCAAACTGTTCGTAGACGGCAAAGGCTACCTGGGCATTGCGGACGAAATTCAGCTGCCAAAAGTCACAGTCAAAACCCGTGAAGTCACGTCGGGCTTTCAGGCACCGATTGAGCTGGACGTAGGTCAGCTTGAGAAACTGGAAGGTAACATCACGTTACTTGAATACAACGCTGACATGATGAAGCTGCTGGGTGACTGGAGTGGCGCAACCACGCCTTTGACTGCACGTGGTGCAATTCAGGCGCAAGGTCAGCCACCACAGCCTGTGGTTGTGACGCTGGAAGGCTTCTTTAAAGAAGTGGACATGGGCAACTGGAAAGACGGCGAAGAAGCCAAGTTAACGCTGCAATACACAGTGCAGAAGTACAAGCTGGAGATCAACAACGAAGTGATCTACGAAATTGATTTGTACAACGATGTACGCAAAATCAATGGCACAGATCAGATGGCGTTGTTACGTGCAGCGATTGGCGCTTAA
- a CDS encoding phage tail assembly protein encodes MKEIITLAFPITVDGHEYAELTMRRPKVRDRLMVDKADISESESEIRYFSNLCEVSPDIIEELDWSDFVKLRETLQAFLVSRPGA; translated from the coding sequence ATGAAAGAAATCATTACCCTGGCATTTCCAATAACGGTTGATGGGCATGAGTATGCCGAACTGACAATGAGACGACCAAAAGTACGTGACCGGTTAATGGTGGATAAGGCAGATATCAGCGAATCGGAAAGTGAAATTCGTTACTTCTCCAATTTGTGCGAAGTCTCGCCGGATATCATCGAAGAGCTTGACTGGAGCGACTTTGTGAAGCTCAGAGAGACCTTACAGGCTTTTCTCGTATCCCGCCCAGGCGCTTAA
- a CDS encoding phage tail protein produces the protein MSNTNHARHMMQLGDYKFSVSTAAFNKLKYDTQYRWKSLDAPTNKNSPLMQFIGVGEQTLDLEGTIFPQIVENGLKQLDYMREEAAKGQPLTLGYVEESGKTNPSVGRVLGKWVISSISETRTLFFNDGIPREIQFSMRLSRYQAALKEPE, from the coding sequence ATGAGCAATACCAATCATGCCAGACACATGATGCAGCTGGGCGACTACAAGTTTTCAGTCAGTACTGCGGCATTCAATAAATTGAAATACGACACACAATATCGCTGGAAGTCTCTTGATGCTCCAACCAATAAAAACAGCCCTTTGATGCAGTTTATCGGGGTTGGTGAGCAAACCCTGGATCTGGAAGGCACCATCTTTCCGCAAATTGTCGAAAATGGACTCAAACAGCTCGACTATATGCGCGAGGAAGCGGCCAAAGGGCAGCCTCTGACTCTGGGCTATGTGGAGGAAAGTGGCAAGACCAACCCCAGTGTTGGCCGGGTGCTGGGCAAATGGGTGATCAGCAGTATTAGTGAGACTCGAACCTTGTTTTTTAATGATGGTATTCCAAGAGAGATACAGTTTTCAATGCGATTGAGCCGTTATCAGGCGGCATTGAAGGAACCCGAATAA
- a CDS encoding tail protein X — protein sequence MKGVNYVTRDGDCLDLICYRHYGQSSGTVEKVLGANTGLAGLGAIYPAGIEIFLPELPKPKTKHVINIWD from the coding sequence ATGAAAGGGGTTAATTATGTAACACGCGATGGCGATTGCTTGGACTTGATCTGTTACCGGCATTACGGGCAGAGCTCAGGGACCGTGGAAAAGGTGCTCGGTGCAAACACTGGGCTAGCCGGGCTAGGTGCTATCTACCCGGCTGGCATCGAAATCTTCCTGCCGGAGTTGCCCAAGCCTAAGACCAAGCACGTGATCAATATCTGGGATTAA
- a CDS encoding phage late control D family protein, with the protein MKQQPYFSIKANGNEVTQSLKDRIVEVSVTQRTGLLSDVCVVRFDNLEELPIQLPEPGNILEIALGYKDGTPDNHAALTPVGKFDVGAYELSGPARALTLYGNSIMWDADFKSPRYRSWPEQGNETPVTLGELVEQIASEYGLQSGVSDTLQNISLPHLEQSESDMQLLTRLAQRYDAVMKVAADKLLFVTKGTGRSLSGQTVTSATLGKNHIIHWSRVSNHCHLVGAVQSYYHDTEQASRIAVQAGGGAPMITLPYLYPDEASAQAAANSQLTRLQRAHGAVQLTVPGNPDIVAGALIKVDKTVDHLEGDWFIKEVTHQLTSQGFMTQVTAEQPS; encoded by the coding sequence ATGAAGCAACAACCCTATTTTTCCATCAAAGCAAACGGTAATGAAGTCACACAAAGCCTCAAAGATCGGATTGTTGAAGTCAGTGTGACGCAGCGAACCGGGTTGCTCAGTGACGTATGTGTTGTGCGCTTCGACAACCTGGAAGAGTTGCCAATTCAACTGCCCGAGCCCGGTAACATACTTGAAATCGCATTGGGCTACAAAGATGGTACGCCTGACAACCACGCAGCATTAACACCAGTAGGCAAGTTTGATGTGGGGGCATACGAGCTCAGCGGTCCTGCCCGGGCACTCACTTTATATGGTAACAGCATCATGTGGGATGCCGACTTTAAGTCGCCAAGGTATCGCTCCTGGCCTGAGCAGGGTAATGAAACACCAGTCACACTGGGCGAGCTGGTGGAGCAAATAGCGTCTGAGTATGGCTTGCAAAGTGGTGTGAGTGACACATTGCAGAATATTAGCCTGCCTCATTTGGAGCAAAGTGAGAGTGATATGCAGTTGCTTACTCGCCTTGCCCAGCGTTATGACGCAGTAATGAAAGTGGCAGCAGATAAGCTGCTTTTTGTGACCAAAGGGACCGGACGGTCTTTGTCCGGACAAACCGTGACTTCAGCGACTTTGGGGAAAAACCACATCATACACTGGTCCCGGGTCAGCAATCATTGTCACTTAGTGGGAGCTGTTCAGAGCTATTACCATGATACAGAGCAGGCATCGCGGATCGCCGTCCAGGCAGGGGGTGGGGCACCGATGATCACTTTACCTTATCTGTATCCGGATGAAGCCAGTGCCCAGGCGGCTGCAAACAGTCAGCTAACACGCCTGCAGCGTGCTCATGGCGCTGTACAACTTACGGTACCAGGTAACCCAGACATAGTTGCCGGGGCATTAATTAAGGTTGATAAAACGGTCGATCATCTTGAAGGTGATTGGTTTATCAAAGAAGTCACGCATCAGCTGACGTCACAGGGCTTTATGACCCAAGTTACCGCTGAGCAACCAAGCTAA
- a CDS encoding response regulator encodes METILIVDDDEFVVEYHTHMLSSHYHTEVAEDGETALKRVDSCSPDLILMDIQMPCMNGYEAAYKIRLAGHTMPILFFSNLSSLEERLKAYDAGGNDFIAKPVDEQELLKKVSVLLKAHNACPGDAEEVAVNALSDLSSLGYVMGFYRDSFQCGDLSHLAQAVFKLTQGFGLKCSLIIRDQKTNPCFFDDGITKNIDAALLESLQGAGRIMAFGKHRAAFNWRHASLLVKNMPVHDNKVGIIRDYLAYVMDGVEQCVNKVLLEQQLRQTIVQFKARNTDIKAGIVTLIDDLEVQLDSLFSSMSIDNELSEEAEQQLITLIQAARASADTKLESGKEIEQQLVSLIETLNEHPASASNNDIELF; translated from the coding sequence ATGGAGACCATACTGATCGTTGATGATGACGAGTTTGTTGTGGAATACCATACACATATGCTGTCATCACACTATCATACAGAGGTTGCAGAGGACGGCGAAACAGCGCTCAAACGGGTCGATTCATGTTCGCCTGACCTGATTTTAATGGACATTCAGATGCCCTGTATGAACGGCTATGAGGCAGCCTATAAAATCAGGCTTGCTGGTCACACCATGCCCATTTTGTTTTTTTCAAATCTGAGCTCATTAGAGGAGCGCTTGAAGGCCTATGATGCGGGTGGCAACGACTTTATTGCCAAACCGGTCGATGAACAAGAGCTACTCAAGAAAGTCTCTGTGCTGCTAAAAGCACACAACGCCTGCCCTGGCGATGCGGAGGAAGTCGCAGTCAATGCACTGTCGGACTTGTCGTCGCTCGGTTATGTGATGGGGTTTTATCGGGATAGTTTTCAATGTGGTGATTTATCTCATCTCGCACAGGCTGTCTTCAAACTCACCCAAGGATTTGGCCTGAAGTGCTCGTTGATTATTCGCGATCAAAAAACCAACCCCTGCTTTTTTGACGACGGGATAACCAAAAATATCGATGCCGCGTTGTTGGAATCATTGCAAGGTGCTGGCAGGATCATGGCCTTTGGTAAGCACAGGGCGGCATTTAACTGGCGTCATGCGTCTTTACTGGTTAAAAACATGCCAGTTCATGACAACAAAGTGGGCATTATTCGGGATTATCTCGCTTACGTAATGGATGGTGTGGAGCAATGCGTCAACAAGGTGTTATTGGAACAGCAATTGCGCCAGACCATTGTGCAATTTAAAGCACGAAATACAGACATTAAAGCTGGCATAGTCACGCTGATTGACGACCTTGAAGTGCAGCTCGATAGCTTATTTTCCAGCATGAGTATCGACAATGAGCTATCAGAAGAAGCCGAGCAACAACTTATCACCCTGATCCAGGCAGCAAGAGCCTCTGCCGACACTAAACTTGAGTCAGGCAAAGAGATTGAGCAACAGCTCGTAAGTCTCATAGAGACCCTAAATGAACACCCTGCCAGTGCAAGCAACAACGACATTGAGTTATTTTAA
- a CDS encoding ABC transporter substrate-binding protein — protein MKLLLLVLAFALIVGCSDAPRTQLRVGLNLWPGYETLYLAKQKGLLADNIELVELLSATDTMDAFRHERIEVAALTLDEALLLVSEGIALKIVLIMDVSNGADAVVARAPIVELAQLKGKRIAYEQTAVGALMLHKTLDAAQLSMADVDAVHMPVNQHFRAFQSREIDAVVTFEPVTTQLVKQDHKVIFDSAQIPGKIVDVLVVRTAQLSHHFDALQTLISAQFAALAFIKSNPETAAQLMSPRLGLKPNELLAALDGIALADMPTNRDLLVGTGTPPPLQVTADQLLAVLLEHNMIAEINDVDDLVDARFVTQ, from the coding sequence GTGAAACTTTTGTTGTTAGTACTCGCATTTGCACTGATTGTCGGGTGTTCTGATGCACCGCGTACCCAGCTTAGGGTGGGACTCAATTTGTGGCCGGGCTATGAGACCCTCTATCTGGCGAAGCAAAAGGGTCTGCTGGCAGATAACATTGAGTTGGTAGAGTTATTGTCTGCCACTGACACCATGGATGCATTTCGGCATGAGCGTATTGAAGTGGCTGCACTGACGCTGGATGAAGCACTGCTCCTGGTGTCTGAAGGTATTGCGCTCAAAATTGTATTGATTATGGATGTCTCAAATGGGGCTGATGCGGTCGTTGCCAGAGCACCGATTGTTGAATTGGCACAACTCAAAGGAAAGCGGATTGCCTATGAGCAAACGGCTGTTGGCGCACTGATGTTGCACAAAACGCTGGATGCCGCGCAATTGAGCATGGCCGACGTTGATGCTGTCCATATGCCAGTGAATCAGCATTTTCGCGCTTTTCAGTCACGTGAGATTGATGCGGTTGTGACGTTTGAACCGGTGACCACCCAGCTTGTTAAGCAGGACCACAAGGTTATCTTTGATAGCGCCCAAATACCGGGCAAAATTGTTGATGTGCTGGTGGTTCGGACGGCACAGCTCTCTCATCATTTTGATGCCCTGCAAACACTTATTTCCGCTCAGTTTGCTGCCCTCGCTTTTATAAAAAGCAATCCTGAAACAGCTGCGCAATTGATGTCTCCCAGACTTGGATTAAAGCCCAATGAACTTTTGGCAGCACTTGATGGGATAGCATTGGCCGATATGCCCACCAATCGTGACTTGCTGGTGGGGACAGGCACTCCACCTCCTTTGCAAGTCACTGCTGACCAGCTGTTAGCTGTTTTGCTTGAGCATAATATGATTGCAGAAATTAACGATGTCGATGATTTAGTTGACGCGAGGTTTGTGACGCAATGA